A region of the Thiomicrorhabdus sp. genome:
TTGATACATCTGCTCCAATTGGTTTTGTATTATCGTTTTTTGTTCTATAAGAGTTTCATGAGCCTCTTTGATTTCTAGAGGCTCCAGAGGCTTTTTTATTTGGCCACCTTTGGGCATTTTTGGTATTTCTTTCAAATTGTTAAATTCACCGTCTTGTTTAACCTTTTGATTTTTTACCATTCGATAATAATCATGCAGATGATAACCAGTTATTTTTCCATTATTTACATCTGCTTTTAACAGATATTTTTGATTCATTTTGTGATTTCCAGAGTTCTCAATAAGATTAATATTAAGTCCCGAGAAAACTTTATTCCAATCAGAAAGCTGTGTTTTATTGGTTTCAATAATAACGTTATTTACTTTATTAGAAAAATGCACATCAGGAATTACTTGATAAATATGCTTGCTTTCTGTGTTGTAGCTTAATCTTGTCGCAACCCAACGGTTATCATTATCAGGATATCCATTTACAGCAACCATTTCGCCTGCTTTAACATTAAGGCCATCCGCAATACGGGTTTGCTTGTTAATGATTACAGTATGTCCATCAACTACAATTAAATTATCTTCAACTTTTTCTACCAGGCCTGCTAAAGGATAAAATACTTGAATTGTATTTGCCCAAGGTTGTTTATGACCGAGCTCAGTCTCAACCACCACTTGTTGTCCAAGTTGTAGGGTCTCTTTAGTTGAGAGGTTTGATGTTACCTTAACGTTTTTGCTGTATTCAACTTCAACACCATTAACCCAAATACTGCCAAATTCGGTAATAGTACCAATGATACCAGTACCTCCAAATCCAGAGTTAGATGCTACTTGACCAGTTCCACCAAAACCTGAGGTTTTGGCGACTTGAGTGGTTTGATCGGCTGTTTTTCCAGTACCACCAAATCCAGAGTTAGAGGCTGTTTTAACCTCAGTTGGTGTTAACTGACAAGCACTTAATAATAAGGCCGCTGTTATAACAACAAGTGCTTTTTTTAAGTTAAAAAAACGGTATGACAAATAATTGCAAAGGGCAGTAAAGATGAACATGAATTTATTCCTGCTCTGATGAACTTGATTGCTCATTTTTTAATAAAGCACGGCTAAAATAGGCACCTACATGCATCTCTTTGGTTGCATTTTCAGCTGCATTATCTAAAGCAGAATCTTGTTCCTGCAACTGGTTTGCCAATTGGTTGATTTCAGTTAAAACTGCCATCATGCGTTCTTTTGAAAGAGCTTCTATTTTTTCAATTGATTCATCGGTAAGATTTGAATAATAAACAGCTCTATCAAACATAGCTGGTGTTTTATTTTCAAGGTTGTGGGCAACAGCTGTAAGGTGGCTACCAATATTTTTACCAGCAAAGAATAACTTTTCTTCAAAGTCTTCTGCTGGAACATAGCCTGTTTCCTTAA
Encoded here:
- a CDS encoding DUF5666 domain-containing protein, which gives rise to MFIFTALCNYLSYRFFNLKKALVVITAALLLSACQLTPTEVKTASNSGFGGTGKTADQTTQVAKTSGFGGTGQVASNSGFGGTGIIGTITEFGSIWVNGVEVEYSKNVKVTSNLSTKETLQLGQQVVVETELGHKQPWANTIQVFYPLAGLVEKVEDNLIVVDGHTVIINKQTRIADGLNVKAGEMVAVNGYPDNDNRWVATRLSYNTESKHIYQVIPDVHFSNKVNNVIIETNKTQLSDWNKVFSGLNINLIENSGNHKMNQKYLLKADVNNGKITGYHLHDYYRMVKNQKVKQDGEFNNLKEIPKMPKGGQIKKPLEPLEIKEAHETLIEQKTIIQNQLEQMYQLQEIKDNIQNINELRSQMPLKK